Below is a genomic region from Macrobrachium rosenbergii isolate ZJJX-2024 chromosome 33, ASM4041242v1, whole genome shotgun sequence.
AATGGAACACATCTCTGTCATCGTGAGAATCAAGCAAGGAAAGGTTAATGTTCCTAGCACAGGTAGTTATTTTTCCACTGGGACGACAAAACAGAGCCTCCAATACGTTCAAATCCTTTTCTTGGTATGTATACGGTCAAACTTACTTCAATGAAAGTATGTCACTGAAAGTATAAATGGCAATTTCTCTCAAGAGCATCCTCTGAAGCAAGCCAGATATAAAGAATTTGGGAAGGCAGGTTAAATACCTGTTTCCTTTCTACCGTTGTCCTAACTTTAGTAGTTAACCAAAACTAAAGAGTGTGATCGGCAAACATACATCTTTTaccaatcacaaaaaataaattcagcaaATAAGATGAACAGTCTCTTAGGACTTGTCAAATAAGTTCCACTTTGCTGATAACCCTCTCTTAAATATTTTCCATAggtatttgaattattatttcctGCCACATATTGCAGCAACCTCCCATTAAACAGTATGATTACATCCAAAAACATGGAATCAGAATTTAATGGAAACTTTACAGTGCACATTTCTCCTACTGAGACTATGCATGtccttagaaattttataaatggagactgaaaaataacaatttcaggTACTGCCAAATTTCCTAACTGTCTTTTATATAATCTTGCatctttcctctcccttccccaatCTTTTTTTGTTTGGCCCATATCTTGAATAGCATGGGCTTCCAGTTAGCTATACCTACAGCCTTACcatataaacaaacactgaaCTACCAACTGTAAACAATTCTACTTCGTGCAGGACTTAGAAAACACTGCCGACGGAATCTTGGCTTTCTGAATGTAGAACTACCTGTACTTCAAGTGCATACTTATAAAATGACTCCTCAACATTCAAGCATTTCAGTGATGTAGGAATATATGCTTTCCAGAAAAAGGGCTATAAATTTGGATATTTTTGAATTTAGTGATTCATTATCATAGTGTGacaaagaaaattgtttaaattaaTCATCATACTgttgaatcattattattattatattattattatataattattattatattaagatatGACTTTGGCCTTAATTTAACATGACTAGAAAAGTGTAGCAACTGGAACGACGAAGCTACTGAGGGATGACTAGTGTACTTGATACCTTAGAGACATATCTCTTAATGATCTGATTTCAACCACAAGCAGAGGCTCTGTTTTCCCCAACATCAAGTGAAAAGATAACCTGCTCTTAAAAGAACTATTCAAGGTCTTCTCTGGAACTCAGTCCTTGCGAACATGTTTGGAGTTCCTTCTAGTATCAAATACCTGACTGTTTTGTTCTCTGCAAGGGCATGAAAAAAGGATAGTATAACTGTACAATTGAGTGTCTGCACAGCCCTAAAGACATACATGGACATCTTACTTCGCAGAAGAACAATAAAAAGTACCATTACATAAACATCAGCTTATTTCGAACTTATTTTAACTCTGTCTGCAAGTGAGTTCACTCTCTCTGAGAACAATCAAATACATCTACTGGGGCAAGATTGCCAACACAGAGCATTTGCAGTTCTTCTGCCACGAGGACGTGTGAGGTATCGTCTAAGGAAAGGAAGCGAGTGAAGTTTAAAAATGCCTCTTCATATCATGGAGGCACTATCTATCTTCTTTTAGACAAAATATCAAAtcctatgtattatatatactgtatatatatatatatatatgtataacctttTATGTCTACCTCCGTCACCTGAGGATCCTCAgtcttatactgtatatcaaaagtGAAACTGATCTTCAGTCTTCAAGCATTCAAGTACAACTTTAGGTAGCTTTCACAATTCAGTAATGCTCAAGCTGCAATCCGCAATACCTTtggcaaaggaaagagaaataaattaattcatgttGCAAACAAAACTATCAAAATGCAGTAATACGAGCCTCTTTTTTCATACGTTAAGTATACAgcactaaatatataaaacataaaaattctaatttgtatttcttaaatattagGTATTTTCTCCTTAATGATGTTTCAGCCTATGATCTTATTCACGGCAACATTTGACGTAATTAGATCTTCTAACCACGTTTGGtctatactgtatttcattcatATGACACTAACCCAATTTAGCTAAATGGCAAAGGAAGGATTACCACGTCTCAATAATGATAAAAGACCTTGCTCAGAAAGCCAACTTTAAACTCTCATTTCCTATTCGTAACAATATAGCACtctgtcattaaaaatataatttgtcacttttttatGCACTGCAAACATTTTCTTACCGGAATAATACGCAAGCGTTATTTTACTAAAATACTCTGATCTTTAAGCCTGGACCTCGAAAGCTCAAGTCCCTAGTACTGATATGTCTACAAACGCCGGATACTCTTAAAAGCTCACTTTTCCTCGGAGTTTGAAGAACCCAAGTTCCGTGGCGTTGTGAAGCAAGGATGCGATGCCCACGTAATTCTCGATCACTATGGGACTCTGGCTCACGATGCACGTGGCCACAGCGTCTGGACGATCCTGCAGTTCCTCAACGGCTAACTTGATCTCTTTGGACAGAGACTTGGCATCGTAAGTGCTGTTTTCACAacctacaaacacaaacaaacatctGCATTACTGTAATTTCCTATAGGGacttacgacgggggttccgtttttacgccgcgtcgtaaaccgaaaatcgttgtaaaccgaaaaatcgtcgaaaatcgtcaaaaaccCTAAGacaaccttacttttaatgctttgggtgtattgaaaatgatgtaaactgcatttttattgagtttttcataaaaaaaactccaaatttttattattctgccgttttggagccatatttcttccgtcggatcggcatacaacgcgtcgtaaccccggaacatgtgtCGTAAATCGGGAAATAagttctgatgaatatatttgaaaagtgttgtaacctcggaacgtcgtaagctggacctgtcataaaccggggactgcctgtactgcacTACGACACTAATTATCTATACtgtatttatcttcttttcttaatatttttttatgaagcaaCTGCATTTTGGGGATACCatcaaatactaatatttttcaaaggctaatttaaccttatacAGTTCAGGCATCTTGACCCAAGTGGGAGCAGATGCCTACTATCCTGTCAACTGATAAACCCCAGGGTGCAGTAAGTCCCCTTCAAAACATGCTCCTCTTATACTTGTACCCAAAAAAACCAACTGTCATTATACATAAAACACTATATTGGCATAAGTGAACCAATTAAATACTATACTTCCAATATCAGctgaaaatatttaatgtctGACAAATACAATCCAATCATTGACAAATACTACTTTGTCAATCACTGTGAAGAAGACAATACTTGTCACAAGCTACCTTGTTACTGGTGATTCAATAACGAGCAAGGACAAAGGCATCCTCTCTGATGTATTGcattagtacaggcagtccccgcttaccagCGGCATCGGTTAACGGCATTTTGGTGTTATGGCGCTTGGCCAGCGacatcgttaaccagattttcagtgcTGGTAACGGATTTTCGGCACCAGTACAATATGCAGTATGATAAGTGGTACCCTGCTGAGGGGTAACTAGTGGGAAATCCcaaatcacagagaaaaattaaaaattgattgAACAGAAATTTGAAGAGGCTGGAGAGAATGCACTGGCTTCTAGCCACTTGAAAGAGAAatccaaacataaaaaaaattgataatgttgTTTAAAAATTCTAACCTGTTGCATTAAACAACCATGAAGAAAATGCAAGCATAGCAAACATAAACATGAGGCTATAAGGAAAATCATTTTCCTCACAAGAACAAATCATacgaacataaaaacaaaaaaattaacttattaaaGAGCAATCCACATCAAATGCACCGTGAAGTCACTATCTAATATGCGCAGAAGTTACAGATAGGATTAAATATCAATGTGAGCTGTGACCTCCCAAAGGAGTGAAAAGCCACAGTGTTTCTAATGCTCCTGAAATGTAATCCGCACTTGCCAGTCACAAGCAcaacatttgaaaaaaagaacCATGGTAAAAGCATAATCTTATCAGAAGAAATAAAGCCCAAGAAGAACCTGTCACTCGAGAGACCAAAGCAGAACTGAATAATGTAGGCGAGAAAGTATGGCTTATTTTCTAAATGATGGGCAGTCCTCATCTGTTTAGAATCACAAATCCTTCAGTACTCTATTATGCAAATCATGTATGGTCTGCAATCACATACATCCAAACAGGTTCTAAAttagaaatgtaataaaattttatgcAGTACTATCCTTCAACTATAGAAACAATGCATAAGGAAATCCCACACTTTTCCCCATCATgggaaattagataaaaacttGGGTCacaattttctcattattaaaaaACATGTAAAGTTCTCACCTGTATACCAGTAGAGGGGATGCGAGGTGAAGGTTGTGTATGGGATGTCCCGGCTCCATGGGTTCCACTTCTGAGCAAAGGACACTTCATGTCCGGTGTTCCATGTCACACGGAATCCTTGCATATTTCGCGTTCtggattttgaaaattaaatataacactGACTGCTTATAAATCAAGTAGCCATAAAATCCATTAAGACGTAACTGAACTAAGTTTCGAAAGACTAAACGAAATCAATTTAATCTTACCACAACCTGTTCCAGGATTTTATGACTCATCAATTACGGCCACAAATGATACTGTTTATGGTAATGATAATACTGTACACATATCTCAATTAGTTGTCCAAGATATCATTTAACTATGCTTATAAAATTTGATAACCGAAATCACTGGGGTAtggtcaaaacaaaacaaattttgttcCTCTCATTCTGACTAGTCCAGaacatttcaataaaagataCACAGATCTTCAATTGATCTATCTCCAAGCAAAGAGATTTCCAACagtaatgaacaaaaaataaaaaacagtcagATTCATGTTCGTAACAGAATGCAAAAACAATAGGTATAGTAGTGTACagataaaaattagtaaagaacAAAGATACATATTACTCTCACTCAATGGGTAACAGATGTAAATTTTGgtgaagtttttgttttcattctctcattattttttcaaaacttttcaccaaaatgcaaattactttgaAGGGATTATCTTAACAGTTGAACAAATGCACGACTAACatgtattttgaatttctgtGCTATACCAtgctgtaatttatatttttaaaaacactaaaagaaatatcttctttttccattctttaatatttttatggcttcaaATACCCACACAAAAAACAGCATGGACCAACCTTGGTTCAAAACTGACAGCAGAGAGGGAAAAATGTGAATCTGGTTCTCCCTTGTCAGAGGCACTAGAAGTTCCAGCGCCTCGGGAGCTAAGCGTGGCGATGGTGTTCTGCAGTCGACTCAGAAGACAGCTACGTATGACAGTTACAACTCCCCCTGCTATACCACTTATTCTCCTACCACAgaattaaagataaaagtatGAAGTCTGTATTTATAGTGGCATTTTGTATTAATATCAAACCATATATAACACTGTACAATATTATGAAGTGGCATTATAAAAATTCACCACAAAACTTACGGAACAAGAGAATGACTGGGATAAGTCAGCTCCCCGACTTGCAGGTGCTCTAACGAATTCAAGTAGATTCGAGTGTAGTCAACATAGCGAAGGGCGATGAAGTCGTACTTTATGACAAGTAGAGATAGCTCACACAGTACTACAACTCGCTCTTTTTCAATGTCCCAGTGATTAATTctgcagggaaggagaagaagaattaaagtttattttcctaTACAGCTGCCTCTCCACTTAAAGAGACACTTTGGGGGTCTGATTGTCTGACAAGGAACAAAGTCCATTAAATAACTAAGACCCTATACTATAGCCTGCACCTGCATATTTTCTAGGCATCTTCCAGCTAATAgcaattccacacagttcctaacctaaactaacctgtatttaacatttaacatttacttaaaGAGAGTTGTTTGAAAATGTATGACATCTAAAATGGTAGCCTAGCAAAGAATAATGATataatgtagctgataagtacaCAAGTTGATTTAGTTGAGGTGTTACTGTGTAACTATTGAATCATTGGTGGCAGCGCATCTATGAAAAGTTAGTGAGAGAAAACAATGGAGCTGTAGGTCAAAGGGATGTTGCAGACACTTAGCACTGAATGCACCCCACGAGGTCCCTGTTTCATGAGGGTTCAGAAATGCTGACCTCAGTCAGCCTCATGTATCAAATCAATCACTTCTTCAAGGCTTGGTCctcattttaatctttatttactgaAA
It encodes:
- the LOC136855850 gene encoding tumor protein p63-regulated gene 1-like protein isoform X1 translates to MASPVGEDNLEDIPIDDFKGATLRLDPASGQPSRSVSPSGHDGNAGAPRFPEERARPILKPSVSDPTADIVTPPTPDQSNSFYCGQGLSRSFYQQPPIGRPRRASWHAETGSENGISEFFSVRVGALEQAVEECRLLTDPELDGAIKGAWLLTEINHWDIEKERVVVLCELSLLVIKYDFIALRYVDYTRIYLNSLEHLQVGELTYPSHSLVPRISGIAGGVVTVIRSCLLSRLQNTIATLSSRGAGTSSASDKGEPDSHFSLSAVSFEPRTRNMQGFRVTWNTGHEVSFAQKWNPWSRDIPYTTFTSHPLYWYTGCENSTYDAKSLSKEIKLAVEELQDRPDAVATCIVSQSPIVIENYVGIASLLHNATELGFFKLRGKVLRIAA
- the LOC136855850 gene encoding tumor protein p63-regulated gene 1-like protein isoform X2, with amino-acid sequence MLSCNNLSTTGLSRSFYQQPPIGRPRRASWHAETGSENGISEFFSVRVGALEQAVEECRLLTDPELDGAIKGAWLLTEINHWDIEKERVVVLCELSLLVIKYDFIALRYVDYTRIYLNSLEHLQVGELTYPSHSLVPRISGIAGGVVTVIRSCLLSRLQNTIATLSSRGAGTSSASDKGEPDSHFSLSAVSFEPRTRNMQGFRVTWNTGHEVSFAQKWNPWSRDIPYTTFTSHPLYWYTGCENSTYDAKSLSKEIKLAVEELQDRPDAVATCIVSQSPIVIENYVGIASLLHNATELGFFKLRGKVLRIAA